A genomic region of Mitsuaria sp. 7 contains the following coding sequences:
- a CDS encoding GFA family protein → MKVHGSCHCGAIKFTGDVDPTQVVVCHCDDCQILSGAPYRAVISAQMETFEISGSPRTYVKVAQSGNRRAQVFCPDCGTALYGAAAENPTHAVIRLGCLEERDQLRPSRQIWTHSAAGWTTALGEVPASPQQ, encoded by the coding sequence ATGAAAGTCCACGGTTCCTGCCACTGCGGCGCCATCAAGTTCACCGGCGACGTCGATCCGACGCAGGTCGTGGTGTGCCATTGCGACGACTGCCAGATCCTGTCCGGCGCGCCTTACCGCGCGGTCATCTCGGCGCAGATGGAAACCTTCGAGATCTCGGGCTCGCCCAGGACCTACGTGAAGGTCGCGCAGAGCGGGAACCGGCGCGCGCAGGTGTTCTGTCCGGACTGTGGGACTGCGCTCTATGGCGCTGCGGCGGAGAACCCGACGCATGCGGTGATCCGTCTCGGGTGTCTGGAGGAGCGGGATCAGTTGCGGCCTTCGCGGCAGATCTGGACGCACTCCGCGGCGGGGTGGACGACTGCGCTCGGTGAGGTGCCCGCTTCACCGCAACAGTGA
- a CDS encoding SPFH domain-containing protein → MTNKIHEGPSRSSRSSRLSLAVIAVAALLAGCTRIETGEVGLRVGIDKQISGAELLPGSFNQTLFGDVLTFPVRDIAVLLENKQPLTSDNSTLKDFDMTLVYSINPSAVSDLWTTKSRSFHAFSRDDRDWILMHGYMTTVTNNAAYKAVREYKALSVADNRQKIESEIKRIVTETLASEGLGTALSVSLVQVRSVMPADDIIASANAVVTAQNALRAKEIEVETAKKEAERIAALNTNSKAIEYMNAQAQLKIAEGVAAGKVQTIVVPYDFKGIVNANPR, encoded by the coding sequence ATGACCAACAAGATTCACGAGGGTCCGTCGCGCTCATCGCGTTCTTCGCGCCTGTCGCTGGCCGTCATCGCCGTGGCCGCGCTGCTCGCCGGCTGCACCCGCATCGAGACCGGCGAGGTCGGCCTGCGCGTGGGCATCGACAAGCAGATCAGCGGCGCCGAGCTGCTGCCCGGCAGCTTCAACCAGACGCTGTTCGGCGACGTGCTGACCTTCCCGGTGCGCGACATCGCCGTGCTGCTCGAGAACAAGCAGCCGCTGACGTCCGACAACAGCACCTTGAAGGACTTCGACATGACGCTGGTCTACTCGATCAATCCGTCGGCGGTGTCGGACCTCTGGACCACCAAGAGCCGCAGCTTCCATGCCTTCAGCCGCGACGACCGCGACTGGATCCTGATGCACGGCTACATGACCACGGTGACCAACAACGCCGCCTACAAGGCCGTGCGCGAATACAAGGCCCTGTCCGTCGCCGACAACCGCCAGAAGATCGAGTCCGAGATCAAGCGCATCGTGACGGAGACGCTGGCTTCCGAGGGACTGGGAACGGCGCTGTCGGTCTCGCTGGTGCAGGTGCGCAGCGTCATGCCGGCGGACGACATCATCGCGTCCGCCAACGCGGTGGTGACGGCGCAGAACGCGCTGCGCGCCAAGGAGATCGAGGTGGAGACGGCCAAGAAGGAAGCCGAGCGGATCGCCGCGCTGAACACCAACAGCAAGGCGATCGAGTACATGAACGCGCAGGCCCAGCTCAAGATCGCCGAGGGCGTCGCCGCCGGCAAGGTGCAGACGATCGTGGTGCCCTATGACTTCAAGGGCATCGTGAACGCCAATCCGCGCTGA
- a CDS encoding HD-GYP domain-containing protein has protein sequence MTALADGSARATILAVDDSPDNLVLINALLKDRYLIKAATNGDLALRIARSSPPPDLILLDVMMPDTSGHEVARQLKAEAATRAIPIIFLTSRSAEDDEAFGFELGVEDYISKPIRPGVLRARVETQLKVKAAASFLRDQNQYLEQEVERRTRQVVAIQDVTIQAMASLAETRDNETGNHIRRTQHYVRCLALALREHPRFREFLTEVHVEALFKSAPLHDIGKIGIPDRILLKPGRLTAEEFEVMKTHTTLGREAIEQAEQRLGTSVEFLRFAKEIAYGHQEKWNGSGYPLGLAGDAIPISARLMAVADVYDALISRRVYKEPMPHAQAAAIIREGRGAHFDPDIVDAFDRCEAEFQDIAARFVDSDEDLSHKAEAMVLSLGSQP, from the coding sequence ATGACCGCTCTTGCCGATGGCAGCGCGCGGGCGACGATCCTGGCTGTCGACGACAGCCCGGACAACCTCGTGCTGATCAACGCCCTGCTGAAGGACCGCTACCTGATCAAGGCGGCGACGAACGGCGACCTGGCGCTGCGGATCGCCCGGTCCAGCCCGCCGCCCGACCTGATCCTGCTGGACGTGATGATGCCGGACACCTCCGGTCACGAGGTGGCGCGCCAGCTGAAGGCGGAGGCCGCCACCCGGGCGATCCCGATCATCTTCCTCACGTCCCGGTCCGCCGAGGACGACGAGGCCTTCGGCTTCGAACTGGGCGTCGAGGACTACATCTCCAAGCCGATACGCCCCGGCGTGCTGCGGGCGCGTGTCGAGACGCAGCTCAAGGTGAAGGCCGCCGCGTCCTTCCTGCGCGACCAGAACCAGTACCTGGAGCAGGAGGTGGAGCGCCGCACCCGACAGGTCGTCGCCATCCAGGACGTGACCATCCAGGCCATGGCCTCGCTGGCGGAGACGCGGGACAACGAGACCGGCAATCACATCCGTCGCACCCAGCACTACGTGCGCTGCCTGGCGCTGGCCTTGCGCGAGCATCCGCGCTTCCGCGAGTTCCTCACCGAGGTCCACGTCGAGGCGCTCTTCAAGTCCGCGCCGCTGCATGACATCGGCAAAATCGGCATCCCGGACCGCATCCTGCTCAAGCCCGGCCGCCTGACCGCGGAGGAGTTCGAGGTCATGAAGACGCACACGACGCTCGGCCGCGAGGCGATCGAGCAGGCGGAACAGCGGCTGGGCACCTCGGTCGAGTTCCTGCGCTTCGCCAAGGAGATCGCCTACGGCCATCAGGAGAAGTGGAACGGCAGCGGTTATCCGCTGGGCCTGGCCGGCGACGCCATCCCCATCTCGGCGCGCCTGATGGCCGTGGCCGACGTCTATGACGCGCTGATCAGCCGCCGCGTGTACAAGGAGCCGATGCCGCACGCGCAGGCGGCGGCGATCATCCGCGAAGGCCGCGGCGCGCACTTCGATCCCGACATCGTCGACGCCTTCGATCGCTGCGAGGCGGAGTTCCAGGACATCGCCGCGCGCTTCGTCGACAGCGACGAGGACCTCTCGCACAAGGCCGAGGCGATGGTCCTCAGCCTCGGGTCTCAACCCTGA
- a CDS encoding tellurite resistance TerB family protein, whose protein sequence is MSAHGLLDQLLRSGRDLLEGRGGAPGQSGSGGLGGLGGLGGLGNLGNLGNLGNLGGLGNLGGLGKIGAGAGVAGVLGALLGSKRGRSYGGKALKYGSIAALGLMAYKAYSAWQAQQQAQGQAPGQAQGQTQGQTQGPGSTSSPQASLTAEPRTLDRVPQDEAEEHSRAVLLAMIAAAKADGHLDDRERELIEQALSRVADDPELQRWQEDALRRPLDPAAVAQAATTPEIAAEMYLASLLMVDETSSMERAYLDELARQLKLPEGLKAQLEAQALAQG, encoded by the coding sequence ATGAGTGCGCATGGACTTCTGGATCAACTGCTGAGATCGGGTCGCGACCTGCTGGAGGGGCGCGGCGGCGCACCGGGCCAGAGTGGCTCGGGTGGGCTGGGTGGACTCGGCGGCCTTGGGGGGCTGGGCAATCTCGGCAACCTCGGGAATCTCGGCAACCTGGGCGGCCTGGGCAACCTGGGCGGGCTCGGAAAGATCGGCGCGGGCGCCGGTGTGGCGGGCGTCCTGGGCGCCCTGCTCGGCAGCAAGCGCGGACGCAGCTACGGCGGCAAGGCGCTGAAGTACGGCAGCATCGCCGCCCTCGGGCTGATGGCCTACAAGGCCTACTCCGCCTGGCAGGCGCAGCAGCAGGCGCAAGGACAGGCCCCAGGGCAGGCGCAGGGCCAGACGCAGGGTCAGACGCAGGGGCCCGGTTCGACCTCGTCGCCGCAGGCCAGCCTGACGGCGGAGCCGCGCACGCTGGACCGCGTCCCGCAGGACGAGGCCGAGGAACACAGCCGCGCCGTGCTGCTGGCGATGATCGCGGCCGCCAAGGCCGACGGCCATCTCGACGACCGCGAGCGCGAGCTGATCGAGCAGGCGCTCAGCCGCGTGGCGGACGATCCCGAGCTGCAGCGCTGGCAGGAGGACGCGCTGCGCCGCCCGCTCGATCCGGCCGCGGTCGCTCAGGCCGCCACGACGCCGGAGATCGCCGCCGAGATGTACCTCGCGAGCCTGCTGATGGTCGATGAGACCAGCTCCATGGAACGCGCCTATCTCGACGAACTGGCCCGCCAGTTGAAGTTGCCAGAAGGCCTGAAGGCACAGCTCGAGGCGCAGGCGCTCGCTCAGGGTTGA
- a CDS encoding tetratricopeptide repeat protein, with product MTAPAPLDVAWTLRIDDVWRRAPDLTGAQIVDEIDALAAERPDDDARALFERACARDTAGLEADAEPLYRAALETGALDPYRRTRAVIQLGSTLRWLKRFDESEALLVGELAHHMQPGHDRPLHDEARAILALTYAAQGRGNEAAGLALAALAPRLTRYNRSMLACAKQLAGEVWDDGAAVAPGAPRIELIEGRFMLRPYRPADLPDFVAAVRESHASIGRWMKWAHADFSAAEGAEWLAHCASGWQSGTSYEFGIFDRETGDFVGGGGLNSLHAVHPFCNLGYWVRSSWEGQGAASSAVRALSRHAFAKLQLMRVEIVVADGNEPSLAVARRCGAHYEGLLRNRIRGVDGKAWDAHMFSLVPAPVVG from the coding sequence ATGACCGCACCTGCTCCGCTCGACGTCGCCTGGACCCTGCGCATCGATGACGTCTGGCGGCGCGCGCCGGACCTCACCGGCGCGCAGATCGTCGACGAGATCGACGCGCTCGCCGCCGAGCGTCCCGACGACGATGCGCGCGCCCTCTTCGAACGCGCCTGCGCGCGGGACACCGCCGGCCTGGAAGCCGATGCCGAGCCGCTCTACCGCGCGGCGCTCGAGACCGGTGCGCTCGATCCCTACCGCCGCACGCGTGCGGTCATCCAGCTCGGCAGCACGCTGCGCTGGCTGAAGCGATTCGACGAGAGCGAAGCGCTTCTGGTCGGCGAGCTCGCGCATCACATGCAGCCGGGCCACGACCGCCCGTTGCATGACGAGGCGCGCGCGATCCTGGCGCTCACCTACGCCGCGCAAGGACGAGGGAACGAGGCGGCCGGACTCGCGCTGGCCGCGCTCGCACCGCGACTGACGCGCTACAACCGTTCGATGCTGGCCTGCGCGAAGCAGCTCGCCGGCGAGGTGTGGGACGACGGCGCCGCGGTCGCACCGGGCGCGCCGCGCATCGAGCTGATCGAAGGCCGCTTCATGCTGAGGCCCTACCGTCCGGCGGACCTGCCGGACTTCGTCGCGGCGGTGCGCGAGTCGCATGCGTCCATCGGCCGCTGGATGAAATGGGCGCACGCGGACTTCTCCGCCGCCGAAGGCGCCGAGTGGCTGGCCCATTGCGCAAGCGGCTGGCAGAGCGGCACCAGCTACGAGTTCGGCATCTTCGACCGCGAGACCGGCGACTTCGTCGGCGGCGGCGGACTGAACTCGCTGCATGCGGTGCATCCGTTCTGCAACCTCGGCTACTGGGTGCGCTCGTCGTGGGAGGGCCAGGGCGCGGCCTCGTCGGCGGTGCGCGCGCTCAGCCGGCATGCGTTTGCGAAGCTCCAGCTGATGCGCGTGGAGATCGTGGTCGCCGACGGCAACGAACCCAGCCTCGCCGTGGCGCGCCGCTGCGGTGCGCACTACGAGGGATTGCTGCGCAACCGCATCCGTGGCGTCGACGGCAAGGCATGGGATGCGCACATGTTTTCGCTGGTGCCGGCGCCGGTCGTTGGATGA
- a CDS encoding Nramp family divalent metal transporter: MAALPDADADADADADADADADASSGKAPPSSPWWTKLGPGLITGAADDDPSGIATYSQAGAQYGYSVGWTILVTFPLMVGIQLASARIGRITGKGLTENFSKLCPRWLVFALVSLLVVANVINLGADLSAMGDAMHLAVGGPPGAFVVVMALLSLLLQIWLPYERYVKLLKWLTLTLLAYVGVGFAAQADWVLALKSLVLPKMHWDREYTTTVVAILGTTISPYLFFWQASQEAEEIRRIAADRPLSVAPEQAQSQFRRLRTDTLVGMGFSNTIAFFMIVATAAALHAHGVRDIETTAQAAQALKPIAGDFAFVLFAAGIVGTGFLALPVLAGSAAYAVATLAGVRRGLDRPAQSAKVFYAILSGAMLIGLAVSLSGFNPIKALYWSAVINAVISVPIMIAVMVAASHRRIVGEMRMPPLWRVLGWLATAAMAAATIAMIVLQTSSTLGGSR, translated from the coding sequence ATGGCGGCGCTCCCCGACGCTGACGCTGACGCTGACGCGGACGCCGATGCCGATGCCGATGCCGACGCGTCTTCCGGGAAAGCGCCCCCCAGCTCGCCCTGGTGGACCAAGCTCGGCCCCGGCCTGATCACCGGCGCGGCCGACGACGATCCGAGCGGCATCGCGACCTACTCGCAGGCCGGAGCGCAGTACGGCTACAGCGTCGGCTGGACGATCCTCGTCACCTTCCCGCTGATGGTCGGCATCCAGCTCGCCAGCGCGCGCATCGGCCGCATCACCGGCAAGGGGCTCACCGAGAACTTCTCCAAGCTCTGCCCGCGCTGGCTGGTCTTCGCGCTGGTCTCGCTGCTGGTCGTCGCCAACGTGATCAACCTCGGCGCCGACCTCAGCGCGATGGGCGACGCGATGCACCTGGCCGTCGGCGGGCCGCCCGGCGCGTTCGTCGTCGTGATGGCGCTGCTCTCGCTGCTGCTGCAGATCTGGCTGCCCTACGAGCGCTACGTGAAGCTGCTCAAGTGGCTGACGCTGACGCTGCTCGCCTACGTCGGCGTCGGCTTCGCGGCGCAGGCGGACTGGGTGCTCGCGCTGAAATCGCTGGTGCTTCCGAAAATGCATTGGGATCGCGAATACACGACCACGGTCGTCGCGATCCTCGGCACGACGATCAGCCCCTACCTGTTCTTCTGGCAGGCCAGCCAGGAGGCCGAGGAGATCCGCCGCATCGCCGCCGACCGCCCGCTGAGCGTCGCGCCCGAACAGGCGCAGAGCCAGTTCCGCCGATTGCGCACGGACACGCTGGTGGGCATGGGCTTCTCCAACACGATCGCGTTCTTCATGATCGTCGCGACCGCCGCCGCGCTGCATGCGCACGGCGTGCGCGACATCGAGACCACCGCACAGGCCGCGCAGGCGCTCAAGCCGATCGCGGGCGATTTCGCCTTCGTGCTCTTCGCGGCCGGCATCGTGGGCACGGGCTTCCTCGCGCTGCCGGTGCTCGCGGGATCGGCGGCCTACGCGGTCGCCACGCTCGCGGGCGTGCGGCGCGGGCTGGACCGGCCGGCGCAGTCCGCCAAGGTGTTCTACGCGATCCTCAGCGGCGCGATGCTGATCGGTCTCGCGGTCAGCCTCTCGGGCTTCAATCCGATCAAGGCGCTGTACTGGTCGGCCGTCATCAACGCGGTGATCTCGGTGCCGATCATGATCGCGGTGATGGTGGCGGCGTCGCACCGCCGGATCGTCGGCGAGATGCGCATGCCGCCGCTGTGGCGCGTGCTCGGCTGGCTGGCCACGGCGGCGATGGCCGCGGCCACGATCGCGATGATCGTGCTGCAGACTTCCAGCACCTTGGGGGGCAGTCGCTAG
- a CDS encoding SDR family NAD(P)-dependent oxidoreductase: MERFKGKTVIVTGASSGIGRGVAERFSQEGANVVICARHEDKLQQVAKQLPQDRTLAQVADVSKFADVESLVAAAVKRFGGLDVIVNNAGIGTEGDALTVSLDDWNETLAINLSGVFHGCRAAMPELLKRKGCIVNTASVSGLSGDWQMCAYNAAKGGVVNLTRSLALDFGGKGVRVNAVAPSLTRTGMTEEMLEDKDLVARFMERLPLGRPAEPADIAAVVAFLASDDARFVNGVNLPVDGGVMASNGQPKM, from the coding sequence ATGGAACGATTCAAGGGCAAGACCGTCATCGTCACCGGCGCGTCGTCCGGCATCGGGCGAGGCGTCGCCGAGCGCTTCTCGCAGGAGGGCGCGAATGTCGTGATCTGCGCGCGACATGAGGACAAGCTCCAGCAGGTGGCGAAGCAGCTGCCGCAGGATCGCACCCTGGCGCAGGTGGCCGATGTCTCGAAGTTCGCGGACGTCGAGTCCCTGGTCGCCGCGGCGGTGAAGCGCTTCGGCGGGCTCGATGTGATCGTCAACAACGCCGGGATTGGGACGGAAGGCGACGCCCTCACCGTCTCGCTGGACGATTGGAACGAGACCCTCGCCATCAATCTCAGCGGCGTCTTCCACGGCTGCCGCGCGGCGATGCCGGAGCTGCTCAAGCGCAAGGGCTGCATCGTCAACACCGCGTCCGTCTCCGGCCTCTCCGGCGATTGGCAGATGTGTGCCTACAACGCGGCCAAGGGCGGCGTCGTGAACCTCACGCGCTCGCTCGCGCTGGACTTCGGCGGCAAGGGCGTGCGCGTCAACGCGGTCGCGCCTTCCCTCACGCGTACCGGCATGACGGAGGAGATGCTGGAGGACAAGGACCTTGTCGCCCGCTTCATGGAGCGCCTGCCGCTGGGCCGCCCCGCGGAACCCGCCGACATCGCCGCCGTCGTGGCCTTCCTGGCCAGCGACGACGCGCGCTTCGTCAACGGCGTGAACCTGCCCGTCGACGGCGGCGTGATGGCCTCCAACGGCCAGCCGAAGATGTGA
- a CDS encoding phosphoethanolamine transferase: MSDSLLKRPALLRWGALGLLALACAGAVLAGHESRRAAQVALLALPVLLWLPWPIERLAWRRVRWVAAFVVISAFLVDGAVRAFLQSQYQAAPDSSLVLAAAANTTPRESLEYLTSQAPAMAAAVAALLGMLALTGVAITLATRVTRDAALSRGARIALLVLLAVCALAHLSKPWRRHHPLLFWPAWTQQVADLRANWADQQVQREQLMRNAGDASPETATGAPATVVLVLGESVNRDNMSLYGYARPTTPELIALRDEESARLLTLRHAWSTQATTVASLSGLFSFGERDEDDPAGRTQHLIALAKRAGYKVWWVSNHDDVAVDQQHARLADVVEMINRQPGRSSGSLDEDLLDEVEQALSDPAPRKLVVVHLLGAHPHYRLRMPPGEHPFDDDDGDAVDTAMARDGRAAWVREFRQDYDSAIHYHDRIVAQTLRLTRSHLPAGGRGAWMFLSDHGQEVGHSLDHAGHSPGTASGYRIPALLWRSGSGFDASTASRPFRADWAGWTLAELMQLRWSGMNDERNVLHPAYAWEAPALPVKGVVFER; encoded by the coding sequence ATGTCCGATTCCCTTTTAAAGCGCCCCGCGCTGTTGCGCTGGGGCGCCCTGGGCCTGCTCGCGCTCGCCTGTGCCGGCGCGGTGCTGGCCGGCCACGAGAGCCGCCGTGCGGCGCAGGTCGCGTTGCTCGCCCTCCCCGTGCTGCTGTGGCTGCCGTGGCCGATCGAACGCCTCGCGTGGCGTCGGGTGCGCTGGGTCGCGGCCTTCGTCGTGATCTCCGCATTCCTCGTCGATGGCGCGGTGCGCGCGTTTCTGCAGAGCCAGTACCAGGCTGCGCCGGACAGCTCGCTCGTGCTCGCCGCCGCGGCGAACACCACACCGCGCGAGTCGCTCGAGTACCTCACCTCGCAAGCGCCCGCGATGGCCGCGGCCGTGGCCGCGTTGCTCGGGATGCTCGCCCTCACCGGCGTCGCGATCACGCTCGCCACGCGCGTGACCCGCGATGCGGCGCTCTCGCGCGGCGCGCGCATCGCGCTGCTCGTGCTGCTGGCCGTCTGCGCCCTCGCCCACCTGAGCAAGCCCTGGCGCCGTCATCACCCGTTGCTGTTCTGGCCGGCCTGGACACAGCAGGTCGCGGACCTGCGCGCGAACTGGGCCGACCAGCAGGTCCAGCGCGAGCAGTTGATGCGCAACGCGGGCGACGCGTCTCCCGAGACGGCGACGGGCGCTCCGGCGACGGTGGTGCTCGTGCTGGGCGAGAGCGTGAATCGCGACAACATGAGCCTCTACGGCTACGCGCGGCCGACGACGCCGGAGCTGATCGCGCTGCGCGACGAGGAAAGCGCGCGGCTGCTGACGCTGCGCCACGCCTGGTCGACGCAGGCGACGACGGTCGCGTCGCTGAGCGGGCTGTTCAGCTTCGGCGAGCGCGACGAGGACGACCCCGCCGGCCGCACGCAGCATCTGATCGCGCTGGCGAAGCGCGCGGGCTACAAGGTCTGGTGGGTGAGCAACCATGACGACGTCGCCGTCGACCAGCAGCATGCGCGGCTGGCCGACGTGGTGGAGATGATCAACCGGCAGCCGGGGCGATCGTCGGGCTCGCTGGACGAGGACCTGCTGGACGAGGTCGAACAGGCGCTGTCCGATCCCGCGCCGCGCAAGCTGGTGGTCGTGCATCTGCTGGGCGCGCATCCGCATTACCGGCTGCGCATGCCGCCGGGCGAGCATCCGTTCGACGATGACGACGGCGACGCCGTGGACACCGCGATGGCGCGCGACGGCCGCGCCGCCTGGGTGCGCGAGTTCCGGCAGGACTACGACTCGGCCATCCACTATCACGACCGCATCGTCGCGCAGACGCTGCGGCTCACGCGTAGTCACCTGCCGGCGGGCGGGCGCGGCGCGTGGATGTTCCTGTCGGACCACGGACAGGAGGTCGGCCACAGCCTCGACCACGCGGGCCACAGCCCGGGCACGGCGTCGGGCTACCGCATCCCCGCGCTGCTGTGGCGCAGCGGATCGGGCTTCGATGCGTCGACCGCCTCACGGCCGTTCCGCGCGGACTGGGCCGGCTGGACGCTGGCCGAGCTGATGCAGCTCCGCTGGTCCGGCATGAACGACGAGCGCAACGTGCTGCATCCCGCCTACGCGTGGGAAGCGCCGGCGCTGCCGGTGAAGGGCGTGGTGTTCGAGCGTTAA
- a CDS encoding arylesterase produces MNQPQMRRREWMMHCSASLATLAAAGVLAGPVAAQGRTEGGAAAAGAAPRRIVVLGDSLSAEYGLARGSGWVALLDQRLKAQKLGAEVINASISGDTTSGGRSRLPALLKQHRPTHLIIELGGNDALRGLPLKMTRENLKAMVQAGKDAGAKVLLIGMQIPPNMGASYARDFEGSFKTVAQEEKVPLQPFLLAGVADRPDMAEWFQGDRIHPLAKAHPVMLDNVWKVLRPML; encoded by the coding sequence ATGAATCAACCGCAGATGCGCCGCCGTGAATGGATGATGCACTGTAGCGCCAGTCTCGCGACCCTCGCCGCGGCGGGGGTCCTGGCCGGACCTGTCGCGGCGCAAGGCCGCACCGAAGGCGGTGCGGCGGCTGCGGGTGCGGCCCCGCGCCGCATCGTCGTGCTGGGCGACAGTCTCTCCGCCGAGTACGGCCTGGCCCGCGGCAGCGGCTGGGTGGCGCTGCTGGACCAGCGGCTGAAGGCGCAGAAGCTGGGCGCCGAGGTGATCAACGCCAGCATCAGCGGCGACACCACCTCGGGTGGCCGCTCGCGGCTGCCGGCGCTGCTCAAGCAGCATCGTCCGACGCACCTGATCATCGAGCTCGGCGGCAACGACGCGCTGCGCGGCCTGCCGCTGAAGATGACCCGCGAGAACCTGAAGGCGATGGTGCAGGCCGGCAAGGACGCGGGCGCGAAGGTGCTGCTGATCGGCATGCAGATCCCGCCCAACATGGGCGCGAGCTACGCACGGGATTTCGAGGGCAGCTTCAAGACCGTCGCGCAGGAGGAGAAGGTGCCGCTGCAGCCCTTCCTGCTGGCCGGCGTGGCCGACCGGCCGGACATGGCCGAGTGGTTCCAGGGCGACCGCATCCATCCGCTGGCCAAGGCGCATCCGGTGATGCTGGACAACGTCTGGAAGGTGCTGAGACCGATGTTGTGA
- a CDS encoding ABC transporter ATP-binding protein, which yields MVQNILEVDHVSKSVQDADGVLTILHDINFQLQARESVAIVGASGSGKSTLLSILAGLDTPSEGTVRLRGQDMFTLDEDGRAALRGEHLGFVFQSFQLLSHLTALENVMLPLELRGERDARAQARLMLERVGLGQRLSHYPRVLSGGEQQRVALARAFVQQPALLLADEPTGSLDYATGEQVMALMFELNRELGTTLVMVTHDQTIAARCERQLKISAGHLQDITMADLPA from the coding sequence ATGGTTCAGAACATCCTCGAAGTCGATCACGTCAGCAAGTCGGTCCAGGATGCCGACGGCGTGCTGACCATTCTGCATGACATCAATTTCCAGCTGCAGGCGCGGGAGTCCGTCGCCATCGTCGGCGCCTCGGGCTCCGGCAAGAGCACGCTGCTGTCCATCCTCGCGGGCCTGGACACGCCTTCCGAAGGCACGGTGCGCCTGAGGGGCCAGGACATGTTCACGCTCGACGAGGACGGCCGGGCCGCGCTGCGTGGAGAGCATCTGGGGTTCGTGTTCCAGAGTTTCCAGCTGCTGTCGCATCTGACGGCGCTGGAGAACGTCATGCTGCCGCTGGAACTGCGCGGCGAGCGCGATGCGCGGGCGCAAGCCAGGCTCATGCTGGAACGCGTCGGGCTGGGACAGCGGCTGTCGCACTATCCGCGCGTGCTGTCGGGCGGCGAGCAGCAGCGCGTCGCGCTCGCCCGCGCCTTCGTGCAGCAACCGGCGCTGCTGCTGGCCGATGAGCCGACCGGCAGCCTCGACTACGCCACCGGCGAGCAGGTCATGGCGCTGATGTTCGAGTTGAATCGGGAACTCGGAACGACGCTGGTCATGGTCACCCACGATCAGACCATCGCGGCCCGCTGCGAGCGGCAGCTGAAGATCTCCGCCGGGCACCTGCAGGACATCACGATGGCGGATCTGCCGGCCTGA
- a CDS encoding DUF2062 domain-containing protein, with the protein MTASRLARRLLPSPESLEQTRGLKWLGLYLRERPWLWVAHRRRVALGAGLGLAVGVIPLPTQMLLAAVVAIACRANVAAAIAATWLTNPLTLVPIWTLAIFLGRQVLGIHGPISAPKELALNWSDPTSWWHALSQWLSELGAPLLVGLPLAGVILGLALYVIVYIGWWAVIRYERRRRLRERAARV; encoded by the coding sequence ATGACGGCTTCCCGACTTGCCCGCCGACTGCTGCCCTCGCCTGAATCCCTGGAACAGACCCGCGGACTGAAGTGGCTGGGCCTCTACCTGCGGGAGCGGCCCTGGCTGTGGGTGGCGCATCGCCGCCGCGTCGCGCTGGGCGCCGGACTGGGGCTGGCCGTGGGCGTCATCCCCCTGCCGACGCAGATGCTGCTGGCGGCCGTGGTCGCGATCGCATGCCGCGCCAACGTCGCTGCCGCGATCGCCGCGACCTGGCTGACGAATCCCTTGACGCTGGTGCCGATCTGGACGCTGGCGATCTTCCTGGGCCGCCAGGTGCTAGGCATCCACGGCCCGATCTCCGCGCCCAAGGAACTCGCGCTCAACTGGAGCGATCCGACGAGCTGGTGGCATGCCTTGAGCCAATGGCTCTCGGAGCTGGGCGCGCCCTTGCTGGTGGGCCTGCCGCTCGCGGGCGTCATCCTGGGTCTGGCGCTCTACGTGATCGTCTACATCGGCTGGTGGGCCGTGATCCGCTACGAGCGCAGAAGGCGGCTGCGCGAGCGCGCAGCCCGGGTCTGA